The Sediminispirochaeta bajacaliforniensis DSM 16054 nucleotide sequence CCAATATTCCTAACACTATGTACCATGTGTTACATATCTTTTAACCATAAAAGCCTACCTTTTCCTGCGAGGACATAACGCCACAGGAGATACGCAATGAGCAATATAGATACCCGTCACTCTCTTTACGACATTACCAAACGCTATCCCGAGACGATTACAACCTTTGTACAACATGGTTTCGACGGCATGGATGACCGGCTTCAGCGGGAGGGCTATGGTCGCCTCGTAACCCTTGAGCAGGCGCTTACCATGAAAAGAATCGATGCTGAAACCTTTATCGGACTTCTCGAACAGCGTATCGAAGAAAACGGGACAAGACATGAGAGTGGGAATACCCTTAGCGTTACGGGCTTGTTACCCTGTCCCGTCCGTATGCCCCTTCTCGAGACGTTCGATGCATTTTGCAGTCGATACCAAAACGAACATGGTGTTGCGGTGGCCGCCGACCTTCGAGCAGCAAGCATGGGAACGCAATGGATCGACGAGCATCTGCAGCCGGGGATGAGCAAGGAGAATCTTCCCGATCTCTTTCTTTCCGCAGGATTCAGTCTCTTTTTCGACCGTGCTCGTATCGGAGGCTTTCGCGACCAAGGACTCTTTTCCGACCTTTCAGAGTGGAATGAGGAGCATCCACTGTCTCGTACTGTCGGGTTTAGGGATCCCAAAGGAATCTATTCTCTCCTCGCACTTGTTCCCGCTGTTTTTCTCATCAAAGAGGAAGAGCTCGGCGGCCGTCGGGCCCCTGAAACCTGGGAACAGTTGCTTGATCCCCTTTACACTGATTCGGTCTCTCTTCCTGTGGGAGACTTCGACCTCTTCCATGCCATCCTGCTGACCCTTGCCAGGGTTTATGGAGACACCGCCGTGAATGCTCTTTCTCTGGTGATGCTTGATGCGATGCATCCCTCCCAGATGGTGAAAAGCGATCGCGCGTCGGGTAAGCATCCTGCCGTTACCGTTATGCCTTATTTCTTTTCGAAAATGGTCCGACCCGGTAGTACAATGAAACTCATCTGGCCGGCTGATGGAGCAATTATCAGTCCCATTTTTATGCTGGCAAAGCGCTCGAAAAAGAGGCTCCTCCGCCCCTTGGCCCATTTTTTTGCATCTCGGAGCACCGGTGAAATCTTCAGCCGCCAGGGGCTTTTCCCCTCATTACATCCCGAGGTGACAAACAGGCTCCCGGATCCGGCCCCCATGATGTGGCTGGGCTGGGACTATATCAATACTCATGATCTTTCCCTGGAAATAGAACGTTTTGAGACGAGTTTTTTTGCTGCTCAATCCTTAAAGGTCGGGAGGATAGGATGAAACTGATAACCGTTTCTGGGCCCCCTTCTTCGGGTAAGACCTCGGTGATTTTGAAGACAATAGAGAGTCTTCATGTAAAAAAACGTTCTGTGGCGGTCGCGAAGTTCGATTGTCTTAGCACCGATGACGACAAACGCTATGCTGCCGCAAAAATCCCTGTACAAAAAGGGCTTTCCGGAGGTCTGTGCCCAGACCACTACTTTGTCAGCAATATAGAAGAGGTATGCCGCTGGGGAGATGATGGAGGTTTCGACTTGCTTATCACTGAGTCCGCCGGCCTTTGTAATCGCTGCTCTCCTTATTTCAAAGAGGTTCTGGCCGTATGCGTGGTCGATAATTTGAGTGGCATCGGCACCCCAAAAAAGATTGGTCCTCTACTCAAACATGCGGATATCGTGGTGATTACCAAGGGGGATATTGTCTCGCAGGCGGAACGCGAGGTCTTTGCCTCCAGGGTCGGGGTCGTTAATCCATCGGCCTTGGTCCTGCATATCAATGGTCTTACGGGCCAGGGAGCCTTTGAGCTTGCTTCTCTTATCCTCGACAACGCCCGGCCATTACCATCGGTACAGGAAATGCACTTGCGTTTTCCCATGCCTTCGGCCCTCTGCTCCTATTGTCTCGGGGAGACCAGGGTAGGGGAGGCGTTTCAGCTTGGGAATGTAAGGAAGATCGTAATAAAGGACAAAAAGGAGGGATAGATGAATACATCTCTTATGCATAACTCGCCGATCTTTCGAGAGCTTCAGGACTCACCCCTCGCGGTCATATTGAAACGCTACCCATTTGCCGCCGAACATCTGGAATCGCTTGGGTTTTCTTTTGATTTTTCCTCGGTCTTGACACTGGAGCAGGAGCTGCGT carries:
- a CDS encoding ABC transporter substrate-binding protein, whose amino-acid sequence is MSNIDTRHSLYDITKRYPETITTFVQHGFDGMDDRLQREGYGRLVTLEQALTMKRIDAETFIGLLEQRIEENGTRHESGNTLSVTGLLPCPVRMPLLETFDAFCSRYQNEHGVAVAADLRAASMGTQWIDEHLQPGMSKENLPDLFLSAGFSLFFDRARIGGFRDQGLFSDLSEWNEEHPLSRTVGFRDPKGIYSLLALVPAVFLIKEEELGGRRAPETWEQLLDPLYTDSVSLPVGDFDLFHAILLTLARVYGDTAVNALSLVMLDAMHPSQMVKSDRASGKHPAVTVMPYFFSKMVRPGSTMKLIWPADGAIISPIFMLAKRSKKRLLRPLAHFFASRSTGEIFSRQGLFPSLHPEVTNRLPDPAPMMWLGWDYINTHDLSLEIERFETSFFAAQSLKVGRIG
- a CDS encoding GTP-binding protein; translated protein: MKLITVSGPPSSGKTSVILKTIESLHVKKRSVAVAKFDCLSTDDDKRYAAAKIPVQKGLSGGLCPDHYFVSNIEEVCRWGDDGGFDLLITESAGLCNRCSPYFKEVLAVCVVDNLSGIGTPKKIGPLLKHADIVVITKGDIVSQAEREVFASRVGVVNPSALVLHINGLTGQGAFELASLILDNARPLPSVQEMHLRFPMPSALCSYCLGETRVGEAFQLGNVRKIVIKDKKEG